The genomic segment CCGCCGCTGCCGGGTCCCACGGAAGCACTCCCGCTGAGGGCATATGAGCCGCTCGCGGTCGCGCTTCCCGTCACGATCGCGCTCCCGCCCACACTGAGCGCGTTGTTCGCATGGACGTTGCCGCAGGCCCCGCTCACGTTCGCGCTGCCGGACAGGGAGAGGTTGCCGTTGACCAGCATCGCGTACCGGTTCTGGAAGCTCAGGAGCGCCCTGACGGCCCGGCTCGCTGCAGCGCTGGAGCCGCTGGTCGTCCCGACTGCCACGACCCGGGCGGAGTTGGGGCCGGCGCTCTGGTACTGGACGGTGTAGCTGCCGACGCGCTCCAGCGTGGCCCCGGGCCCCGCGAGACCGGGCACAGCCGTCGCGGTGCTCGGGGCCGACCCGATAAGCGTAGGGTCGGTCCTGAACACGTTGAACGCGTCCTCGAAGCCGGCTTCGGCGAGGTACTGCGCCTGCGTGCTCCGGAGCAGGTTGGCCGCGATCTGGACCTCGCTCCCCCCGATGCTGAGGAGGGCGCTGGACAGGGCAGCCAGGAGCAGGAAGACCATCAGCGTCAGGACGAAGGCGACTCCGCCTTCGTCGCGCCAGCACCGGGACCACGGGAGCCGCGCGCGCGTCATCAGGTCAACGCCAGGTTCGGGGGCTTCACCCGCGTGGTCATCCGGCGGGCGCTCCCGTCGGGGCCCCGGACGGTGAGCGTGACCTCGATCTGCCGGATCGCATCGAGGGTGGTCGTGACAGCGGGCGGACTCGATCCGTCGAAGTACGTCAGCGTCAGCCCGGTCACGTTGGCGGCCAGGACCTCGGCTGTCCCCCCATTCAGGCTCCGGGTGAGCGTGTTCGCCGGGGCGGGATTGAAGGTGTAGGTCACGGTTTCCACCGCCCGAACAAGACTGCCCGCGGGATAGGTCTTGGCGAGGGCAGTGCCCAGGGTGATCGCGGTCCCCAGGACGGCGGTGATGGATCGGACCTCCCGTGCCGCACCGCTGTCGAGGTACACGTAGGCGCCCGGGACGAAGGCGGCCGCGCCGTCGGCCCCTGTCGCCCGGCTCACCGTGATCACGGTGCTCCCGCTGGAGGCGTCCAGCGCCAGCGTGTCTTCGTTGCCGTCGCTGTC from the Candidatus Rokuibacteriota bacterium genome contains:
- a CDS encoding type II secretion system protein encodes the protein MVRVLTRNDGYSLVELLVTMALVGLIASSSLGIYQVAQQTYTRAVSLEDAQSASRAVLDRMASDFRFIGSFWTGASGAGSAITAATSGSITFYGDTDANTLDSDGNEDTLALDASSGSTVITVSRATGADGAAAFVPGAYVYLDSGAAREVRSITAVLGTAITLGTALAKTYPAGSLVRAVETVTYTFNPAPANTLTRSLNGGTAEVLAANVTGLTLTYFDGSSPPAVTTTLDAIRQIEVTLTVRGPDGSARRMTTRVKPPNLALT